A window of Hevea brasiliensis isolate MT/VB/25A 57/8 chromosome 14, ASM3005281v1, whole genome shotgun sequence contains these coding sequences:
- the LOC110654309 gene encoding protein WHAT'S THIS FACTOR 9, mitochondrial: protein MRLYGAKFPLQLHHHRTFIAAKVKWVRDPYLDKAVSKEKDLKQAISVKNQILSSPSKSLPLSSISVLKPLLNLLTTALKFFQKYPTLFTQFQPSASLPLHVKLTPQALSIHKEEQEIHNSPNHRDDAVKRLAKLLMLTRATRLPLHIIDRLKFDLGLPHNYITALLSDYPEYFQVCEAQDCFSDKETLHLELVSWRDELAVSEMEKRVAHGDMTNVKKGERIGFSLSYPNGFDLKKEVKDWVFEWQGLPYISPYENAFHLNPNGDQAEKWVVAVLHELLWLLVSKKTEKENVLILGDYLGFGNRFKKALVHHPGIFYVSNKIRTQTVMLREAYRKDFLVIKHPLMGMRFRYIHLMNKAIEKPRKAAGGALRSWSKRRAASSINKGEERTVRDKSWKREEDKSSSSSDSEFEDLDYSASEVEDASNDEANEIGFVN, encoded by the coding sequence ATGCGTCTCTACGGGGCCAAATTCCCACTCCAGCTCCATCACCACCGTACCTTCATAGCTGCCAAGGTTAAATGGGTCCGCGACCCGTATCTAGATAAAGCAGTCTCCAAAGAAAAAGACCTTAAACAAGCCATTTCTGTCAAGAACCAAATCCTCTCCTCTCCTTCAaaatctcttcctctttcctccatcTCCGTCCTCAAACCCCTTCTAAACCTCCTCACCACAGCCCTTAAGTTCTTCCAAAAATACCCAACTCTTTTTACCCAGTTCCAGCCCTCTGCTTCGCTCCCTCTCCACGTCAAGCTCACCCCTCAGGCTCTCTCAATCcacaaagaagaacaagagatccATAATTCTCCAAATCATAGAGATGATGCAGTTAAAAGGTTAGCTAAGCTTTTAATGCTCACTAGGGCAACCAGATTGCCTTTGCATATTATTGACAGGCTGAAGTTTGATCTGGGATTGCCACATAATTATATCACAGCTCTTTTATCAGATTATCCTGAATATTTTCAGGTTTGTGAGGCTCAAGATTGTTTTAGTGATAAAGAAACGCTTCATTTAGAGCTGGTGTCTTGGAGAGATGAATTAGCTGTGTCTGAAATGGAGAAAAGAGTGGCTCATGGGGATATGACAAACGTCAAGAAAGGGGAGCGTATTGGGTTTTCTTTAAGTTACCCGAATGGTTTTGATTTGAAGAAGGAGGTGAAAGATTGGGTTTTTGAATGGCAAGGTTTACCATACATATCACCTTATGAAAATGCCTTTCATTTAAACCCCAATGGTGATCAAGCTGAGAAGTGGGTTGTGGCTGTGTTACATGAGCTGTTATGGTTGCTAGTGTCGAAGAAGACAGAGAAGGAGAATGTGTTAATTTTGGGAGATTATTTGGGGTTTGGAAATAGGTTTAAGAAGGCTTTGGTGCATCATCCGGGAATCTTTTATGTTTCTAATAAGATTAGGACCCAAACTGTAATGCTTAGGGAGGCATATAGGAAGGATTTCTTGGTAATAAAACATCCTTTGATGGGTATGAGGTTTAGGTATATTCATCTTATGAATAAAGCTATTGAAAAGCCAAGAAAAGCAGCTGGTGGAGCTTTACGTTCTTGGTCGAAAAGGCGGGCTGCATCATCCATCAATAAAGGGGAAGAAAGAACTGTAAGAGATAAAAGTTGGAAAAGAGAGGAAGATAAGTCAAGTAGCTCTTCTGATTCTGAATTTGAGGATTTGGACTATTCAGCGTCTGAAGTTGAGGATGCGAGTAATGATGAGGCAAATGAAATTGGATTTGTGAATTGA